In Pseudorca crassidens isolate mPseCra1 chromosome 17, mPseCra1.hap1, whole genome shotgun sequence, the DNA window CCGGCGTGGATACTCCCTCCCAGGCCCGAGCGCCTCCGCACCAGCACGGCCGGCACTTACCACACAGCAGCTAGTATTCCCGCCCGGACACCGATCTGTGAGCTGGAGCCCAGGATCCCCCCCACAAGTGAGGTCACTTGAACCCCTGGAAGTTTAAGGAACTTGCCCCAGAAAGGCTTCAGTTTCTCCTCTGGCCTAACTCCAAAGCCCAAAAGAAGCCTGGCAAGTCACTTCTCCGCAggccttaatttcctcagctGACATGGAGGTAACTTTAGTGCTGCCTACCTGACCAACAGGTTGCAAGGCTGCAAACAACTCCACATTTAGCTAAAACGTGAACAGCCTACCGGTGGCCTTCACAGCCTGCCACTCCAGGAGCCTTCCTGACCCTCAGCACCGGCTGCCCGGGCCTCACCCACCTGCGCCCAAGCGGGGCCTGGACAGCCTCCCGCCCGGACCCGGGCCTCCCCgtctcccctcaccccctcccacctccgGCGCCTCCCCTCCCGCCAGCAGGCCCCGGAAGTCCGCGCCTGACCTTCCGCCTCGCGCCAGCAGCCACCGCGCAGTCGATCGGAGCCCGTCTGCGGGTCCGTCAGCCTAGCGCTCCTCCCGGCGCCGCGGGGGCGGGCCCCGCGCCCGGCCCTCGCCATGGCAACGCGATACTTCCGGCCCGCAGGTCCCGGAGCCGGAAGCCGCGGCTGCCAGTGGGAGCAGGGGGCGGGGCCGAGCCGCGGGGGGCGGGGCCGAGCCGCGGGGGCGGGGCCGAGCCGCGCGGGGGCGGGGCTTGCGCGGAGCAAGTAGAGGGAGGTTGCTGACCGCACGGTGCAAACGTCTGTGGTAGGGGCGTCCTCGGCGCGGTGGGGCCCGGTTGGGGCGGGAAGGGCAAGTAATCAAAAGGTTCCCAGGAGGGTGGTCATCTATTTACGCTGAGCTTTTAAGGAAGGGTCAGAGTTCACTCGACAAAGCAGGGGCATCACTGGTGTAGAGAAGAGCATGCGCAGAGGTGGAAGGACCCGGTGGGAAGAATTGAGGTGGTGGTTTAGGAGGGCGGGGGCCCGGTAGGGTGGTACGTGCGGTCAGTGATGAACAGTCAGGACATGAGGAGCCTTGAACGCCAAACCAAGAGCTGGGCTTTATCCTGGAAGCACAGGAGGACCAGTGGAGGAGAGGGGGTGACTTAAGACCTGTTGGAGAAAAAGACCTCTCAAATGACCGAGTGGAGCTAGGAAGCCATAGGTCGCCTGGTGAGACACAAGGACCCCTCAGCTAGAGCCCTGGAAACAGACAGGAGTTGAGGAGGTGACATAGGGATCCAGAGGAAGCCAGGTGAAGTCTGAAGAAAGAGTCTGAGATAGTGGAGGGAGCCGTGTGGTACCCCACATACATCATCCATCTCAGCTCCAGGCTTCCTCCTCCACTGCACCCATCACTCACCCCTTCCCTCAGCACCTCAGTGAGAGCTGGGCACCCACTGTAGGCTGCAGATTTTCCACCCTCTAAGGGTATAATTGGTGTGTGTTCGGAAGGGGTGCTGCTGCCGCCCAAGAAAAGCCGAAATCTTAAGAGTGAAGCGATAGAAAGTCTCCCTGTGCTTCTGTGGCTTTGCTCGGGTCTGGGGTCCTAGTAGCAACACCCCACCACTGCTGGTGTCCCGGGCCAGATAATCCCTTTGCAGACTTGCCCAGTCCTCACCGGGGGGAACCCAGGCTTTGGGTCAGGGTACAGAGCACAGGCCCTGACTGACTTGAGGGGGAGAGCCACAGACTAGATGGCCAGGGAGGAGGTCAGGGGACAGAAGGGTCTGGGACCCGGGAGGACCATGTCTCCGGGCAGCTGCCAAAGGCATTTTTCCAGAATCGCACCTTTGGGCCAGGCCCCGTGCCTGCTAAAGCACTCAGAAGCTCTGGCCAGGGCTGACCAAAGGGTGCTGGCCCTGCAGGCCTCCCCAGGCTCAGCCTCCACTCTGTCTCCCAGAGTGCCCCTCCTCTACTCAGGCCTACCCCCCTGCTGCCTGGGGAGCATCTCCCTCCTCGCCTAAGCCACAGGGCATTGGGGCTGCCTGGGAAGCCCTGTGTACCCAGACATAACACACCTGTCCTCACTCCTGCCCAGGGTGATGCCAAGTGGTTCTTGCAGGCTCCCCTGGGCAGGCACCATGACCCACAGGGCTGTGTTCTCAAGGCCTGGCCCCAAGTGGTAGCCAGTAAATACCTACAGCTATAAGGCCTCTCCTTCCATGCACACCCACCCAGGGGCACTGCCTGAGTGCCCCAGAGGACCAAGTGGCGTCCTCCTCAGGGGACAACCTCCAGAGTATCTGGACCCAGAGGACCAGAAGAGTAGGGAGGCAAACATACTTCCAGGAAGTTCTCTCAAGCCAGGGGGGTCCAGCTTACCCAGGACCAGTGAGGTGCACAGGGCATAATGAGGGACTATTGTTATGGTCAGTTCCCAGGACCCACTGTTGACCAGCaccaaggagggaaggaaagtgaCCTCCAGGGCCTGGGGAGCCTTCTGGGGCCATGCAGCAGCCTGTGGGAAAATCCCTTGAGTCAACTGTatccttcttttatttctgaggTTTCCTCTAGGAAGCCCCCCCAGACCACCACCCAAGTCCTGCTAGCTGCTTGGCCTTGAACTCTGGGCAGGACCCACCCCTTCTTGGCGGCTCCTCTTGGACCAATCACTCCCCCATCTGTTAAATGTGAACCTGGGATCTAGATGGGATAAAGTAACTGTGGGTCATAAGACCCTTCCAAGGGCTTTTCCTTACAGCTCTAGGGGGGGTGCCAAAGGCAGCCCAGCGGTGAGGAATGAGGCCTGGGGGGTGGCCGCCTGCAGCCCCCACTGGAGtctttcctgcccctcccttccagATTAACCGAAACCTGCTAATTGTGGCTGCCCTCTGcacgctcccctcccccaccgcgTATTTCTACCTCCcttggcctcccctcccctcccccttccatccGAATGATAAAGGGCTTGGCCCGCCAGCCCCCGCCTGGCCTCAGGCCCCAGCTCTTCCTCACCACACTACCACACTGCCCCAGTGCCCTGCGCCCACCACCCGGCCGGACCCCTGCCCACGTTGCCTGCTTCCTCTGCATGGGGCCCTGCAGCAACCCCCGCCTGGGGCTCCCCGGGGGGGAGTCGCCCTCCCAGCACccccagaggaggaagaagagatacCTGCGGCATGACAAGCCCCCCTACACCTACTTGGCCATGATCGCCCTGGTGATCCAGGCCGCACCCTCCCGCAGGCTGAAGCTGGCCCAGGTGAGAGGATCCCCGCCCGCTCTCCCTCACACTCCGTGATCGGACCTGTCCCCGGAAGCGTCCTCCACCTGGCCCCTGCTCGGAGGCTCAGGCTCCGGCCTCCACCCCGACCTGGCCCTACCCAGCCATGCCAGTGGGGCCGGTCCTTGGCCTGGGCACCCAGGGAGAGAGCTAAAGCACTCAGGCAGGCCCCTTCCCGGCGAGGGGGGCCACGCAGAGGCGAGGGGAGGGGCAGCGTGGCCCCCCACCCACGCGCCCCGGCTCACGGCGCCCGCTGCCCGCCCGATGGTTTCAGATCATCCGTCAGGTCCAGGCCGTGTTCCCCTTCTTCAGGGACGATTACGAGGGCTGGAAAGACTCCATCCGCCACAACCTCTCCTCCAACCGGTGCTTCCGCAAGGTGGGGCAGGGCGAGGGTCGGAGCCTGGGGGCGGGACGCGGGCGGAAATCCTGAGTATCCGGGGTCGTACAGCCCCACCCAAGCCTGCCCCCCTCCTCCACCAGGTGCCCAAAGATCCCGCGAAGCCCCAGGCCAAGGGCAACTTCTGGGCGGTCGACGTGAGCCTGATCCCAGCCGAGGCGCTGCGGCTGCAGAACACGGCCCTGTGCAGGCGCTGGCAGAGCAGGGGCGCCAGGGGAGCCTTCGCCAAGGACCTGGGCCCCTATGTGCTGCATGGCCGGCCCTACCGGCCGCCCAGTCCCCAGCCGCCGCCCCGCGAGGGCTTCAGCATAAAGTCTCTGCTAGGGGACTCCGGGGAGGGGGCGCCGCCGAGCAGCCCAAGTCGGTCAGGCTCAGTTCGCATAGGGGAGGAAGAGGCACCCACTCCAGTCCCCACCTCTGAGAGGCCTCTGTGGCCCGTCTGCCCCCTCCCAGGGTCCCTGAGAGCAGAAGGGGAGACTTCCCAGGGGGGAAACAGCAGGCCCTCGCCCCTCTCCCCTGAACCCAGAGCCTGGCCCCTGCACTTACTGCAGGGTACCCCAGGCCCTGGGGGACTCCCTGGTGGAAGCCACAGGGCCTCGCTTTGGGGGCAGCTACCTACCTCCTACTTGCCCATTTACACTCCCAACGTGGTGATGCCATTTGCCCCACTGccacccacctcctgcccccGGTGCCCCCCCTCAACCAGCACAGGCTATTGGGGGGTGGTCCCTGAAACCCATGGCCCCCCAAGGCTGCTCTGGGATCTAGATGCCCTCTTCCAGGGGGTGCCACCCAACAAAAGCATCTATGATGCGTGGGTTAGCCACCCCCGAGACCTGGCTGCCCCTACCCCAGGCTGGCTACTCTCCTGGTACAGCCTGTGAGgctcccagggcaggggctgctttcctctcccaccctctcctgcCACCCTGAGGCCTGTTGAGGGGAAACTAAGGGATGTGTGGCTCCGCCTCGATACACGAGGTACCAGCCGTGCTGAGAATCGCGTGTTTATTGGACACTCCCGAAGAGCTGTGGCCCAGCTGGGCACCACCGCAGCCCTGACGGTCAGTCATGCCTCTCTTACCCCGAGAGGCAAGGCTGGAAGGAACAGGGCTGTGCTTGAAGTAGCCCTTCCTGTCCCCTTCCTGGTCCCACCTTCTGCAGCCCtctgtccatctatccatccatccatccatcaccatcTGTCACTTCCCCTCCCTGGCTCCGGGCTGGGGGAGGGTAGACCTGATGACCACCCCAGCCGCTCCATCCCTAAGTCCTGTCCCCCCTCCACTGTTGCCTGGCAAGGAGGTAGCACCTTTGGGGGGAGGGGACGGAGAATGGAGACCCTACCTGGttttggtggtggtagtggggaAGATAAGAGTAAAGGAACAAACGACATTTTAATGCAAGTCCGATGTTTGGTGATGGGGTAGTGAGTCTGGTGGCCACTTGGCCAGGGTCTGCCTCCGCGACTCTGGGATCCCCTGCTGTGCGCGGCGATAACAGCAGATGGTGATAAGCTAAGGGCctgggccgggggggggggggggggggcggtggtgtGATCATTACCCCAGGCGGAACACTTCTGGGGGCGGGACAGAAAGGGGTGGACTCTGGGAGTCTGGGGGGCAGCGGGCCCCCAGAGATCAAGGAGGTCGTGGGGGGAATAGGGACTTCGCTGCCTCTGCCGGCAGAGACGCGACCCAGACTCCTCGGGCAGGACTACGAAGGCAGGTCCTCCGGCGGTGCCAGGGCCGAGCTGGAGCCGCTGTCCAGGCCGGGGCTTGGAGGGCTGCCGGGCGAGGGCGTGGCGGTGCAGGGGGTCCCAGAGAGTGGTGTGTCGGTGCTCAGGGAGGAGGGCGTCCCGGAGCGCGGGGCCCTGCGGGGCCTAGCAGGCCCCAGCTCCACTCGCCCCACTCGCTCGGCGAACTTGAGCGAGCACACGGTCTCGCCGAGATCCTCGGGCCGCGTGGAGACCTGCGGGGAGCGGCGCTGGTGGGCGGGCCCGGGTGGGCGGCGCCTGGCATGCAAACGACCCTCCCGCGGGCCGCGGCCGCCTGGTCCCACCTGCAGCAGCAGCACAGCGGTGGCGCCAGGGCCCAGTGCGGGCTGCAGCAGGCGCGTGAGCTGCGAGTCGCGGAAGGGCACGTGTGGCCGGCGAGCCCGCAGCGCGGCCATCACTCCTCCCAGCGCCAGCAGCGAG includes these proteins:
- the FOXH1 gene encoding forkhead box protein H1, with translation MIKGLARQPPPGLRPQLFLTTLPHCPSALRPPPGRTPAHVACFLCMGPCSNPRLGLPGGESPSQHPQRRKKRYLRHDKPPYTYLAMIALVIQAAPSRRLKLAQIIRQVQAVFPFFRDDYEGWKDSIRHNLSSNRCFRKVPKDPAKPQAKGNFWAVDVSLIPAEALRLQNTALCRRWQSRGARGAFAKDLGPYVLHGRPYRPPSPQPPPREGFSIKSLLGDSGEGAPPSSPSRSGSVRIGEEEAPTPVPTSERPLWPVCPLPGSLRAEGETSQGGNSRPSPLSPEPRAWPLHLLQGTPGPGGLPGGSHRASLWGQLPTSYLPIYTPNVVMPFAPLPPTSCPRCPPSTSTGYWGVVPETHGPPRLLWDLDALFQGVPPNKSIYDAWVSHPRDLAAPTPGWLLSWYSL